A genomic region of Mycolicibacterium poriferae contains the following coding sequences:
- a CDS encoding TetR/AcrR family transcriptional regulator — protein MRRLRNTDSPTEQEAAILKAAAEEVALVGVGRLSMDVVARQAGVSRSTLYRRFPSRDALITALGRMTFDFAMARLQTVGIDDGPQAAAVAAFREGVRLLTGEPVVRRFLQLDGEFTATTEMLGEARLFLVSAATAMARALRAAGASMPDDDLMAVAEVHIRLAASLVQVATPALDVTDDDAVTRYAWTFLAPMVI, from the coding sequence GTGCGACGCCTGCGCAACACCGACAGCCCCACCGAGCAGGAGGCCGCCATCCTCAAGGCCGCTGCCGAGGAGGTGGCGCTGGTCGGCGTCGGCCGCCTCAGCATGGACGTCGTCGCCCGCCAGGCCGGGGTGAGCCGCAGCACGCTGTACCGGCGCTTCCCCAGCCGGGATGCGCTGATCACCGCGCTGGGCCGGATGACGTTCGACTTCGCGATGGCCCGGCTGCAGACCGTCGGCATCGACGACGGTCCGCAGGCCGCGGCGGTAGCCGCGTTCCGGGAAGGTGTCCGGCTGCTCACCGGTGAGCCGGTGGTGCGACGCTTTCTACAACTCGACGGCGAGTTCACCGCGACCACCGAGATGCTCGGTGAAGCGCGGTTGTTTCTCGTCAGCGCCGCGACGGCGATGGCCAGGGCGCTGCGGGCCGCCGGCGCCTCGATGCCCGACGACGACCTGATGGCCGTGGCCGAGGTGCACATCCGGTTGGCCGCATCGTTGGTGCAGGTGGCCACTCCGGCGCTGGATGTGACCGATGACGACGCGGTCACCCGCTATGCGTGGACGTTCCTGGCGCCGATGGTCATATAA
- a CDS encoding long-chain-fatty-acid--CoA ligase — MNLPEPRFLDERVAQWAEIKPDAEAMDYLDRSWTWSQWNDRIRRLAGALTERGIGRGDVVAFLDKNHPACVELTYAAASLGAANAVINFRLAADELDFVLNDSDAKLLVVGAEFAPAIDKIRDRLSHIEHVITVTPDGGDGDDYEAMLAAASPVDRSADVDPGDVCIIMYSSGTTGRPKGVELTQANLIAHTVNAHQGFEFDEGDKNMVSMPLFHVGGMSYVQFGVYDGIPSVMTRDVDGAALAGAILKGANRTFLVPAVLAKVLETGEDAVKLFGALKTYGYGASPMPLPLLRQALDAWPDTDFVQAYGLTEVCGVISQLLPDAHRAEDHPERLTSAGTLVPNAEVRVVDPDTLEDVPTGEQGELWFRTPQLMKGYHNRPEATAEAITPDGWFRTGDIGRVDDGGYIFVEDRLKDMIISGGENIYSLEVERVLAEHDAVVDVAVIGVPDDKWGEVVKAVVVVEGEASEAELIAHARERLAGYKCPKTVDIVDELPRNPTGKVLKKELRKPHWEGRDRATV, encoded by the coding sequence ATGAACCTGCCCGAACCTCGTTTTCTGGATGAACGCGTCGCGCAGTGGGCCGAGATCAAGCCCGACGCCGAGGCGATGGACTATCTCGACCGGTCCTGGACCTGGTCGCAGTGGAACGACCGCATCCGGCGCCTGGCCGGGGCACTCACCGAGCGTGGCATCGGCCGCGGCGACGTGGTGGCGTTCCTCGACAAGAATCACCCGGCCTGCGTCGAGCTGACCTATGCCGCTGCGTCTCTCGGTGCGGCGAACGCGGTCATCAACTTCCGGCTGGCCGCTGACGAACTCGACTTCGTCCTCAACGACTCCGACGCAAAGCTTCTCGTCGTCGGGGCGGAGTTCGCGCCGGCGATCGACAAGATCCGCGATCGGCTCAGCCACATCGAGCACGTCATCACCGTCACCCCGGACGGCGGCGACGGTGACGACTACGAAGCCATGCTGGCCGCCGCGTCGCCGGTCGACCGCAGCGCCGACGTCGATCCCGGCGACGTGTGCATCATCATGTATTCGTCGGGCACCACCGGCCGGCCCAAGGGGGTGGAGCTCACCCAGGCCAACCTCATCGCCCACACCGTCAACGCCCATCAGGGTTTCGAGTTCGACGAGGGCGACAAGAACATGGTGTCGATGCCGCTGTTCCACGTCGGCGGCATGTCCTACGTCCAATTCGGCGTCTACGACGGCATTCCCAGCGTGATGACCCGCGACGTCGACGGCGCAGCGCTGGCCGGTGCCATTCTCAAGGGCGCCAACCGCACGTTCCTCGTGCCGGCCGTGCTGGCCAAGGTCCTCGAGACGGGAGAGGACGCGGTCAAGCTCTTCGGCGCGCTCAAGACCTACGGCTACGGCGCCTCACCGATGCCGCTGCCGTTGCTGCGGCAGGCACTGGACGCGTGGCCCGACACCGACTTCGTCCAGGCCTACGGTCTGACCGAGGTGTGCGGGGTGATCAGCCAGCTGTTGCCCGACGCGCATCGCGCCGAGGACCACCCCGAGCGGTTGACCAGCGCCGGGACCCTGGTGCCCAATGCCGAGGTGCGGGTCGTCGACCCGGACACCCTGGAGGACGTGCCGACCGGGGAGCAGGGTGAGTTGTGGTTCCGCACACCGCAGTTGATGAAGGGATACCACAACCGGCCGGAGGCCACCGCGGAAGCAATCACACCGGACGGCTGGTTCCGCACCGGCGACATCGGCCGCGTCGACGACGGCGGCTACATCTTCGTCGAGGACCGGCTCAAGGACATGATCATCTCCGGCGGCGAGAACATCTATTCGCTCGAGGTCGAGCGGGTGCTGGCCGAGCACGACGCCGTGGTCGACGTCGCGGTCATCGGCGTTCCCGACGACAAATGGGGCGAGGTCGTCAAGGCCGTGGTCGTGGTCGAGGGCGAGGCGTCCGAGGCCGAACTGATCGCCCACGCCAGGGAACGGCTGGCAGGCTACAAGTGCCCCAAGACGGTCGACATCGTCGACGAACTGCCGCGCAACCCCACGGGCAAAGTGCTGAAGAAGGAGCTGCGCAAGCCGCACTGGGAGGGCCGCGACCGCGCCACGGTCTGA
- a CDS encoding SOUL family heme-binding protein has translation MFQKVTKVVGQVAESALSIAGIRTVEEPHYIKRSLTEAVEIREYGPRIAAETTVSGEKQGALNTGFRRLAGYIFGGNHREAEIAMTAPVGQARSGGDDIAMTAPVAQTGSAEQGWTVRFFMPSKWSMETLPTPDDDTVRLVHVPAETVAVLRFTGDRSAQAVAARTEELMNTLRDKGIEPTGEPTSWFYDPPWTLPFLRRNEVTVAI, from the coding sequence GTGTTCCAGAAAGTCACCAAGGTCGTCGGGCAGGTCGCCGAGTCCGCGCTGTCCATCGCCGGCATCCGCACCGTGGAGGAGCCGCACTACATCAAGCGCAGCCTGACCGAGGCGGTGGAGATCCGCGAGTACGGCCCGCGCATCGCTGCGGAGACCACCGTCAGCGGGGAGAAGCAGGGCGCGCTGAACACCGGCTTTCGCCGGCTCGCCGGCTACATCTTCGGCGGCAACCACCGCGAGGCGGAGATCGCGATGACCGCGCCGGTCGGGCAGGCCCGGTCCGGCGGTGACGACATCGCGATGACGGCTCCGGTGGCCCAGACCGGCAGCGCCGAGCAGGGCTGGACCGTGCGGTTCTTCATGCCGTCGAAGTGGTCGATGGAGACGCTGCCCACCCCCGATGACGACACCGTGCGACTCGTACACGTCCCCGCCGAGACGGTCGCCGTGCTGCGGTTCACCGGCGACCGCAGCGCACAGGCCGTGGCCGCGCGGACCGAGGAGCTGATGAACACGTTGCGCGACAAGGGCATAGAACCCACCGGCGAGCCGACGTCGTGGTTCTACGATCCGCCGTGGACGCTGCCGTTCCTTCGGCGTAACGAGGTCACCGTCGCGATCTGA
- a CDS encoding NAD(P)/FAD-dependent oxidoreductase, producing the protein MSVDDMDVLVIGAGLAGLRCAGVLAAAGRDVHVWEASDGIGGRVRTDVVDGFRCDRGFQVLNPAYPELGRAVDVDALRLQPFGAGVAVRRERGSTVWVHPLRLPQKVPAMLARGGLGPRDVLAAARWVAPALRPGALKSGDTDTTLREALDAAGVRGELRRVIDRFLAGVLLDDTGATSNAFALLLARMFVLGVPSLPAGGMAALPAELARLLHDRITLHRKAVGIRADSGRLVVSDGTDTVRAAQVVIAADPVTAAGLAGLPAPDMHGVVTDWWATDQPQTGPAMLWVDGRPANPGPVLNTAVISAAAPTYAPPGRHLIAASALKAADGSAPDEAVTRRHAAAILGADASGWELLIRHDIPHALPAQPSPLSVRRPVRIQDGLWVCGDHRDTASIQGALVSGRRAAEAVLAGAG; encoded by the coding sequence ATGAGTGTTGACGACATGGATGTGCTGGTGATCGGTGCCGGGCTGGCCGGCCTGCGGTGCGCGGGTGTGCTCGCCGCAGCCGGCCGCGACGTGCACGTCTGGGAAGCCTCCGACGGCATCGGCGGCCGGGTCCGCACGGACGTCGTCGACGGGTTCCGCTGCGACCGTGGCTTCCAGGTGCTCAACCCCGCCTACCCCGAGCTGGGGCGCGCCGTGGACGTCGACGCGCTGCGGCTGCAGCCCTTCGGCGCCGGGGTGGCGGTGCGCCGCGAGCGCGGTTCGACCGTGTGGGTGCATCCGCTGCGGCTGCCGCAGAAGGTGCCGGCGATGCTGGCCCGCGGCGGGCTCGGGCCCCGAGATGTGCTGGCGGCGGCACGGTGGGTGGCGCCCGCGCTGCGTCCCGGCGCGCTGAAGTCGGGCGACACCGACACCACCCTGCGCGAGGCACTCGACGCCGCCGGCGTGCGCGGTGAACTCCGCCGCGTGATCGACCGGTTCCTCGCCGGGGTGCTTCTCGACGACACCGGTGCCACGTCGAATGCGTTCGCGCTGCTGCTGGCCCGCATGTTCGTCCTCGGGGTGCCGTCTCTGCCCGCCGGTGGCATGGCCGCGCTGCCCGCCGAACTCGCCCGCCTGCTGCATGACCGGATCACGCTGCACCGCAAGGCCGTCGGGATCCGCGCGGACAGCGGTCGGCTCGTCGTCTCCGATGGCACCGACACAGTGCGTGCCGCACAGGTGGTCATCGCCGCCGATCCCGTGACCGCGGCGGGGCTGGCCGGCCTGCCCGCACCGGACATGCACGGCGTGGTGACCGACTGGTGGGCCACCGACCAGCCGCAGACCGGGCCGGCGATGCTGTGGGTCGACGGCCGGCCCGCGAATCCCGGACCAGTGCTCAACACCGCCGTCATCAGCGCCGCCGCACCGACCTACGCGCCGCCCGGGCGCCACCTCATCGCCGCGTCGGCCCTGAAGGCGGCCGACGGCTCCGCCCCCGACGAAGCCGTGACCCGCCGGCACGCGGCGGCGATCCTCGGCGCCGACGCGTCGGGCTGGGAACTGCTCATCCGCCACGACATCCCGCACGCGCTGCCGGCTCAGCCGTCTCCGCTGTCGGTGCGGCGCCCGGTCCGCATCCAGGACGGGCTGTGGGTGTGCGGCGATCACCGCGACACCGCCTCGATCCAGGGAGCCCTGGTCAGCGGCCGCCGCGCAGCCGAGGCCGTGCTGGCGGGCGCCGGGTGA
- a CDS encoding o-succinylbenzoate synthase, protein MTRPELSDVLDRLHVVALPMRVRFRGITTREIALIDGPAGWGEFGAFPEYGPPEAAHWLAAGLDAAYRPLPPVRHTSIPINATVPAVPAAAVADVLARFPGARTAKVKVAEPGQSLADDVARVTAVRALVPTVRVDANGGWSVDEAVTAARALTADGPLEYLEQPCATVPELAEVRRRVQVPVAADESIRKADDPLHVVRSRAADIAVLKVAPLGGVRAMLAVAEQIDIPIVVSSALDSAVGIGIGLVAAGCLPSLPHACGLGTGGLFVDDVVETVAPVDGELPAAAVVPDPARVAALAAAPERARWWIDRIRDCWPLLS, encoded by the coding sequence GTGACCCGTCCCGAGCTGTCGGATGTGCTGGACCGGCTGCACGTCGTCGCGCTGCCCATGCGGGTGCGGTTCCGGGGGATCACCACCCGTGAGATCGCGCTGATCGACGGCCCGGCGGGGTGGGGCGAGTTCGGGGCATTCCCTGAGTACGGCCCGCCCGAGGCGGCGCATTGGCTGGCCGCCGGCCTCGACGCCGCCTATCGGCCGCTGCCGCCGGTGCGCCACACCAGCATCCCGATCAATGCCACGGTGCCGGCCGTGCCCGCCGCCGCGGTGGCCGACGTGCTCGCCCGGTTCCCCGGTGCGCGCACCGCGAAGGTGAAGGTCGCTGAACCCGGCCAGTCGCTGGCCGACGACGTTGCCCGGGTCACCGCGGTGCGGGCGCTGGTGCCGACCGTGCGGGTGGACGCCAACGGTGGTTGGAGCGTCGACGAGGCGGTGACCGCCGCGCGGGCGCTGACCGCCGACGGCCCGCTGGAGTACCTCGAACAGCCGTGTGCGACGGTGCCCGAACTCGCCGAGGTCCGTCGCCGCGTGCAGGTGCCGGTGGCCGCCGACGAGAGCATCCGCAAGGCCGATGATCCGCTGCACGTGGTGCGCAGCCGAGCCGCCGACATCGCGGTGCTCAAAGTGGCTCCGCTGGGTGGGGTGCGGGCCATGCTGGCCGTCGCCGAGCAGATCGACATCCCGATCGTGGTGTCCAGCGCCCTGGACTCGGCGGTGGGCATCGGGATCGGTCTGGTCGCGGCGGGGTGTCTGCCGTCGTTACCGCACGCGTGCGGGCTCGGCACCGGAGGGCTGTTCGTCGACGACGTCGTCGAGACGGTCGCGCCGGTCGACGGTGAGCTGCCCGCGGCGGCCGTGGTCCCCGACCCGGCGCGGGTGGCCGCCCTCGCTGCGGCTCCCGAGCGCGCCCGGTGGTGGATCGACCGGATCCGGGACTGCTGGCCGCTGCTGTCCTGA
- a CDS encoding GlxA family transcriptional regulator, whose product MARTVLLVGFPGVQALDLVGPFEVFTGASLYADARTAGTGYDVRIVAVGGAPVATGTGLTLVADPLPDPGEPVDTVVLPGGAGTGSARRDAELIDWIAAVSARARRVVSVCTGAVLAAEAGLLDGCVATTHWAFAAQLAAEFPAVTVDPDPIFVRSSSKVWTAAGVTAGIDLALSLVEDDHGTEAAQTVARYLVLPLRRPGGQTQFAAPVWMPRARRRPIRDVQDAIEAEPGGTHSVSELARRAAMSPRHFTRVITDEVGEAPGAYVERVRTEAARRQLCETDDPVTVIAARCGFGSAETLRRNFVRRLGVSPDQYRRTFA is encoded by the coding sequence ATGGCGCGCACGGTGCTTCTCGTCGGATTCCCCGGCGTACAGGCGCTGGATCTGGTGGGCCCGTTCGAGGTGTTCACCGGGGCTTCGCTGTACGCCGACGCCCGCACCGCGGGCACGGGTTATGACGTGCGCATCGTGGCCGTCGGCGGCGCACCGGTGGCCACCGGAACCGGCCTGACGCTGGTGGCAGACCCGCTACCCGACCCGGGCGAGCCGGTCGACACCGTCGTGCTGCCGGGCGGCGCGGGCACCGGGTCGGCCCGCCGCGACGCCGAGCTGATCGACTGGATCGCAGCGGTGTCCGCGCGGGCCCGCCGGGTGGTCAGCGTTTGCACCGGGGCCGTGCTGGCCGCCGAGGCCGGTTTGCTCGACGGCTGCGTGGCGACCACGCACTGGGCGTTCGCAGCGCAGCTGGCGGCCGAATTCCCGGCCGTCACCGTCGATCCCGATCCGATCTTCGTCCGCAGCTCGTCGAAGGTGTGGACCGCCGCGGGCGTCACCGCGGGCATCGACCTGGCGTTGTCGCTCGTCGAGGACGACCACGGCACCGAGGCCGCGCAGACGGTGGCCCGCTACCTGGTGCTGCCCCTGCGTCGCCCCGGCGGGCAGACCCAGTTCGCGGCGCCGGTGTGGATGCCGCGGGCCCGGCGCCGGCCCATCCGCGACGTCCAGGACGCCATCGAGGCCGAACCCGGTGGCACGCACAGTGTCTCCGAGCTCGCCCGGCGGGCAGCCATGAGTCCCCGTCATTTCACCCGCGTCATCACCGACGAGGTCGGTGAGGCGCCCGGCGCCTACGTCGAGCGGGTCCGCACCGAGGCGGCGCGCCGGCAACTCTGCGAGACCGACGACCCGGTGACCGTCATCGCCGCCCGGTGCGGCTTCGGCTCGGCGGAGACGTTGCGGCGCAACTTCGTTCGTCGCCTCGGTGTATCCCCTGACCAGTACCGCAGGACATTCGCCTGA
- a CDS encoding DJ-1/PfpI family protein — protein sequence MQIAIMLYPGFTALDFIGPYESLHYLPDADVRFVWHEPGPVTADSGVLVVGATHSFDETPAPDLVLVPGGFSTLQHARDDKVLEWVRRVHQGTQWTTSVCSGSVILAAAGLLEGKRATSHWAALPVLRTFGVDPVGDERIVDAGDRIVTAAGVSAGIDLGLWLAGRIAGEAKAKAIQLSMEYDPQPPFDSGHMSKASAATKATATAMMGRQLATPASLAASTGLLWDAALARVRRARR from the coding sequence ATGCAGATCGCGATCATGCTCTACCCCGGATTCACCGCCCTGGACTTCATCGGACCCTACGAGAGCCTGCACTACCTTCCCGATGCCGACGTCCGGTTCGTCTGGCACGAACCCGGGCCCGTCACCGCCGATTCCGGCGTGCTGGTGGTCGGGGCCACCCACTCGTTCGACGAAACGCCCGCCCCGGATCTGGTGCTGGTGCCGGGTGGTTTCTCGACGCTGCAGCACGCCCGCGACGACAAGGTCCTCGAGTGGGTGCGCCGGGTGCATCAGGGCACGCAGTGGACGACATCGGTGTGCTCCGGATCGGTGATCCTGGCCGCGGCCGGGCTGCTCGAGGGTAAACGGGCGACGTCGCACTGGGCGGCGCTGCCGGTGCTGCGCACGTTCGGCGTGGACCCGGTCGGGGACGAGCGCATCGTCGACGCCGGCGACCGGATCGTCACCGCGGCCGGGGTGTCGGCGGGCATCGATTTGGGCCTGTGGCTGGCCGGGCGGATCGCCGGTGAGGCGAAGGCCAAGGCCATCCAGCTGTCGATGGAGTACGACCCCCAGCCGCCGTTCGACTCCGGGCACATGTCGAAGGCCTCGGCGGCCACGAAGGCGACCGCCACCGCCATGATGGGCCGTCAGTTGGCGACCCCCGCCTCGCTGGCGGCCTCGACGGGGCTGCTGTGGGATGCGGCGCTGGCCCGCGTGCGCCGGGCCCGTCGCTGA
- a CDS encoding alpha/beta fold hydrolase yields the protein MNLAYDDRGSGPAVLFIAGRGGAGRTWHLHQVPVFTRAGYRCVTFDNRGVGATENADGFTTETMVADTVALIEHLGLAPVRLVGVSMGSYIAQELMVARPELVHSAVLMATRGRHDRAREFFWSGELAMARSGVQLPVEFEAKLRLLESFSPKTLNDDNAVRDWIDMFTMWPQKPTPGIHTQLSIAPQSSRLPAYQNVTTPALVIGFADDIVLPAHLGREVANALPNGRFLEISDAGHLGFIEKPQVVNTAILEFFADTL from the coding sequence GTGAATTTGGCGTATGACGACCGCGGCTCCGGCCCGGCGGTCCTGTTCATCGCAGGCCGTGGCGGGGCCGGGCGAACCTGGCATCTGCATCAGGTTCCGGTGTTCACCCGCGCCGGTTACCGGTGTGTGACGTTCGACAACCGCGGCGTCGGCGCCACCGAGAACGCCGACGGGTTCACCACCGAGACCATGGTCGCCGACACCGTCGCGCTGATCGAGCACCTCGGGCTGGCGCCGGTGCGTCTGGTCGGGGTGTCGATGGGCTCCTACATCGCCCAGGAGCTGATGGTCGCCCGCCCGGAACTGGTCCACTCGGCGGTCCTGATGGCCACCCGGGGCCGCCACGACCGTGCCCGCGAGTTCTTCTGGTCCGGCGAGCTGGCCATGGCCCGCTCCGGTGTGCAGCTGCCTGTCGAGTTCGAGGCGAAACTGCGCCTGCTGGAGAGCTTTTCGCCGAAGACGCTGAACGACGACAATGCGGTTCGGGACTGGATCGACATGTTCACGATGTGGCCGCAGAAGCCCACGCCGGGAATACACACCCAGCTGTCGATCGCGCCGCAGAGCAGCCGGCTGCCCGCCTACCAGAACGTCACCACCCCGGCGCTGGTGATCGGGTTCGCCGACGACATCGTGCTGCCCGCCCACCTGGGCCGCGAGGTCGCCAACGCGCTGCCCAACGGCAGATTCCTGGAGATCTCCGACGCCGGCCACCTCGGGTTCATCGAGAAGCCCCAGGTCGTCAACACCGCGATCCTCGAATTCTTCGCCGATACCCTGTAG
- the menD gene encoding 2-succinyl-5-enolpyruvyl-6-hydroxy-3-cyclohexene-1-carboxylic-acid synthase — translation MNPSTTQARVVVDELIRGGVRDVVLCPGSRNAPLAFALHDADRAGRLRLHVRIDERTAGFLAIGLAQGGGAHQAPVCVAMTSGTAVANLGPAVVEANYARVPLVVLSANRPYELLGTGANQTFEQLGYFGNQVRANISLGLAEHAEDMESLNAQWRSATCRVLVAATGSRTANAGPVQFDIPLREPLVPDASPDGPYAPDGRPHGRPWTYTPPVSFDQPLDIDLGPDTVVIAGHGAGTHPNLAHLPTVAEPTAPRAQNPLHPLALRLLRPKQVIMAGRPTLHRPVSALLADPSVPVFALTTGPRWPDVSGNSQATGTRAVVSGEPSPDWLRRCAEVNRHAVDAVRGQLAEHPLTTGLHVAAAVAGSVRPGDQLVLGASNPVRDLALVGLTTPEVRVRSNRGVAGIDGTVSTAIGAALAYEAAHGGRTVALLGDLTFVHDSSGLLIGPTEPSPRALTIVVSNDNGGGIFELLEQGDPRFSDVSSRIFGTPHDVDVGALCRAYHVDSRQIEIGELAGALDEPQDGMRVLEVKADRSSLRALHAAIKASL, via the coding sequence GTGAACCCCTCGACGACACAGGCCCGCGTAGTCGTCGACGAACTGATCCGCGGTGGCGTCCGCGACGTCGTGTTGTGTCCCGGGTCGCGCAATGCGCCGCTGGCCTTCGCCCTGCACGACGCCGACCGCGCGGGACGCCTGCGGTTGCACGTGCGCATCGACGAACGCACGGCGGGCTTCCTCGCCATCGGCCTGGCCCAGGGCGGCGGGGCGCACCAGGCCCCGGTGTGTGTGGCGATGACCTCGGGCACCGCGGTGGCCAACCTGGGCCCGGCCGTCGTGGAGGCCAACTACGCCCGGGTTCCGCTGGTCGTGCTCAGCGCCAACCGGCCCTACGAACTGCTCGGCACCGGCGCCAACCAGACCTTCGAGCAGCTCGGCTACTTCGGCAACCAGGTGCGCGCCAACATCAGCCTCGGCCTGGCCGAGCACGCCGAGGACATGGAGTCCCTCAACGCGCAGTGGCGTTCGGCGACCTGTCGGGTGCTGGTGGCCGCCACCGGATCCCGCACCGCCAACGCCGGGCCGGTGCAGTTCGACATCCCGCTGCGCGAACCGCTGGTGCCCGACGCCAGCCCGGACGGCCCCTATGCCCCCGACGGCCGCCCGCACGGCCGCCCGTGGACCTACACCCCGCCGGTCAGCTTCGACCAGCCGCTCGACATCGACCTCGGCCCCGACACCGTCGTCATCGCGGGCCACGGCGCAGGCACCCACCCCAACCTGGCCCACCTGCCCACCGTCGCCGAACCCACGGCCCCGCGCGCACAGAACCCACTGCACCCGCTGGCGCTGCGGCTGCTGCGCCCCAAGCAGGTCATCATGGCCGGCCGGCCCACCCTGCACCGGCCGGTGTCGGCGCTGCTGGCCGACCCCTCGGTTCCGGTGTTCGCGCTGACCACGGGCCCCCGGTGGCCGGACGTGTCCGGGAACTCGCAGGCCACCGGCACCCGTGCCGTCGTCTCGGGGGAGCCGTCGCCGGACTGGCTGCGCCGCTGCGCGGAGGTCAACCGGCACGCCGTCGACGCGGTCCGCGGCCAGCTGGCCGAGCATCCGCTGACGACCGGGCTGCATGTCGCGGCGGCGGTGGCCGGCTCGGTGCGTCCCGGTGATCAGCTGGTGCTGGGCGCCTCGAACCCGGTTCGTGACCTCGCGCTGGTCGGGTTGACGACGCCGGAGGTGCGGGTGCGCTCCAATCGCGGGGTGGCCGGCATCGACGGCACCGTCTCCACGGCGATCGGCGCGGCGCTGGCCTACGAGGCGGCCCATGGTGGCCGCACGGTCGCGCTGCTCGGTGACCTGACCTTCGTGCACGACAGTTCGGGCCTGCTGATCGGGCCGACGGAACCCTCGCCGCGCGCCCTGACCATCGTGGTGTCCAACGACAACGGCGGCGGCATCTTCGAGCTGCTGGAACAGGGTGACCCGCGCTTCTCCGACGTCTCGTCGCGGATCTTCGGCACCCCGCACGATGTCGATGTCGGCGCATTGTGCCGCGCCTACCACGTCGACAGCCGCCAGATCGAGATCGGCGAGTTGGCCGGCGCGCTCGACGAGCCGCAGGACGGTATGCGGGTGCTGGAGGTGAAGGCGGACAGGTCCTCGCTGCGCGCCCTGCACGCCGCGATCAAGGCCAGTCTGTGA
- a CDS encoding DUF3592 domain-containing protein — translation MKKLLERLRPVWDVVRPHLHGEPGETRAGRMLRRIRIGIVVVACLVTLQSVLLVLGAWRNDRQIERNMGVAEATVLDAGDRRSTIEFVTPDRITYRPELGVLYPSKLDDGMRIYVEYDVNDPDLVRVRDRNAALAIIPAGSIAVVGWLVAGAALGVTTLVERRIDRRASTV, via the coding sequence GTGAAGAAGCTGCTCGAGCGGCTGCGGCCGGTGTGGGATGTGGTCCGACCGCACCTGCATGGCGAGCCGGGGGAGACCCGGGCCGGGCGCATGCTGCGCCGCATCCGCATCGGCATCGTGGTGGTGGCGTGCCTGGTGACGCTGCAGTCGGTGCTGCTGGTGCTGGGCGCCTGGCGTAACGACCGCCAGATCGAACGCAACATGGGGGTGGCCGAGGCCACGGTGCTGGACGCCGGGGATCGCCGCTCGACGATCGAGTTCGTCACCCCGGACCGCATCACCTACCGCCCCGAACTGGGCGTGCTGTACCCGTCGAAGCTCGACGACGGGATGCGGATCTACGTCGAGTACGACGTCAACGACCCCGACCTGGTCCGGGTCCGGGACCGCAATGCCGCGCTGGCGATCATTCCCGCCGGCTCGATCGCGGTGGTCGGCTGGCTCGTCGCCGGCGCCGCGCTGGGTGTGACGACGCTGGTGGAACGCCGCATCGACCGGCGCGCGAGCACCGTGTGA